A stretch of DNA from Streptomyces spiramyceticus:
AGATGGTCAGGCTCTGGGAGTGGGAGCGGCTGCGCGACCTGCCCTTCCAGGTCGACCTGTGGCTGCCTGCCGACTCCGACTTCCTGTACGTCGGCGTACGCATACGCAACCCGCACGAGATGCCCGCACCCGTCTACTGGTGGTCCAACATCGCGGTCCCCGAGGACGAGGCGACCCGAGTCCTCGCCCCGGCGGACGAGGCCTGGCACTTCGGGTACGAACGCAGCCTGCGGCGCGTGCCGGTGCCGGAGTCCGACGGCGCCGACCGGACGTACCCGCTGCGCAGCGAGTACCCGGCCGACTACTTCTACGAAGTGCCCGAGGAAGAGCGGAAGTGGGTCGCCTCGCTCGGCGCCGACGGGCAGGGGCTCGTCCAGACATCGACCGATCTGCTGCGCGGTCGCAAGCTCTTCCTGTGGGGCGCGGGGTGCGGCGGGCGCCGCTGGCAGCAGTGGCTGACGGAGGCGGGGACGCCGGGTTACGCCGAGATCCAGGCGGGGCTCGCCCGTACGCAGCTGGAGCACGTACCGCTGGAGGCGGGCGCCGAGTTCAGCTGGCTGGAGGCATACGGTCCGCTGGCCACCGACCCCGCCGCGGTGCACGGTGCGGACTGGGCCGCAGCCCGTGGGGAGGCCGGGGCGCGGCTGGAGGAGGCGCTGCCCCGGGCGCGGGTCGAAGCGGCGTACGAGGCGTGGCGGCCGTACGCCGACCACGAGCCGGGGGAGTCGCTCGCCACCGGCTCGGGGTGGGGCGCACTCGAAGTCCTGCGGGGCGGTCTGAAGCTGCCCGGCACGCCCTTCGGCGAGGCGACGCTGGGGGAACAGCAGGAGCCCTGGGTGGAGTTGCTGCGCAGCGGCACCTTCCCTGATGCGGGCGGGGCCGCCCCGCCGGGTCCTTCGCTGGTCGCACCGCACTGGCGCGACATGCTGGAAACCGCGCTCGCGGAACCCCTCACCGAGTACCACCTGGGCGTCGCGCAGTGGCACGCGGGCGATGTGGCGCAGGCGGTGCGCAGCTGGGAGCGAGGTCTGCAACGTGCCTCCAGCCGCTGGTCGTTGCTGCGCTGCCTGGCCGTCGCCGACCGGGAGGCGGGTCACCTTCAGCGCGCGGCGGACCGTTACGCGGAGGCTTTTGACGACCTGTGCCGGGAGCGGGGCGACGGCGAGGTCTGGACGGCTGCGGGCGCGGCGCTGGGCCGCGAAGCGATCGCCTCACTCCTCGCGGTGGGGCGCGCGGACGGGGCGCGCGCAGTCTGGGAGGGGCTGCGTCCCGATGTGCGGGCGAGCGGCCGCTTCCGGCTCGTCGAAGCGCAACTCCTCGTGGCGGAGGGCGAGTTCGAGGCCGCCCGCGCGATCCTCGACGCAGGCATCGAGGTGGCCGACCTGCGCGAGGGCGCGGAGACGCTGGGCGAGGTCTGGGCCGCGGTCAGCGACGAGGCGCTTCCGGAGACGTACGACTACCGGATGCGGCCGACCGCGGCGGGGTAGGGCGGGGGCAGGCGGGCTTCAGGACGCGGCGGCGCGGCGGTCGACGTACTCGAAGACGGAGCCGTCCGGATGGGCGGCGATCAGGTTGCGGCCCACCGGGGTCGGTACGGGGCCCGCGATGATGCGGGCGCCGGCCCCGGTCAGGGCGGCGGCCGCCTCGTCCACGTCCTTGACGGCGATGGTCGCCGACACCTTGCGCAGCACCTCGAGTTCCGACTCGGGGCCGCTCATCAGGAGGAAGCAGCCGACTGCTGCGACTGAGACCCCGCCGCGCTCGAAGCGCAGCGCCCGGGTTCCGGTGAGGCGTTCGTAGAAGGCCACCGTGGCCTCCAGGTCGTCGACGCAGATGCGCAGCGTGGTTCCGAGGATCTCCATAGGGATCAGGGTAGTTGGTGCGGGTGCGGGTGCGGGTGCGGGTGCGGGTCCGGGGGACCCCCAGGGGCGAAGTTGCCGCCCGGGGTCTGGGGGCCTTGCCCCCCACGCGGCGGCAGCCGCAAATGTCACAGCCGGGAAGAATGGGGTCTCCCCTGCTCGAACGAAGTTGAGAGCTTGGGGAAGGGTAGGGGAACAGCGCCGCAGGCAGCCCGAACTTCACCCGCCGCACAGCACCTCGCCGCACATCACACCCCGCACCTCACACCCCGCACAGCACCTCCCCATGCGGCACCATGAACCACGCGTCGTCCCGGCCACCCCACTCGCGCCACGCCCCCGCAATCGCCCCCAGCTCCTCCGCCCGCGCATGGCCCCCCTCGACCGCCAGGCGCGCGTACACCGAGCTCGTCGTACGGTCCGCCCACAGGCCGCTCCACCACGCGCGCTCCTCGGCGGTCGCGAAACACCACGCCGTCGCCGACGCCCGTACGTCGGTGAAGCCGGCGCTGCGGGCCCAGGAGAGCAGTCGGCGGCCGGCGTCCGGCTCGCCGCCGTTCGCGCGGGCCACCCGGCCGTACAGCTGCTGCCACTCGTCCATGCCGGGCACCTCGGGGAACCAGGTCATCGCCGCGTAGTCGCTGTCGCGCGCCGCGACGATGCCACCGGGGCGGCACACGCGGCGCATCTCGCGCAGGGCCCGCACCGGGTCGCCGACGTGCTGGAGGACCTGGTGGGCGTGGACGACGTCGAAGGAGTCGTCGGGGAAGTCGAGGGCGTGCACATCGGCGACCGCGAACTCCACGTTGTCCACGCCCCGTTCGGCCGCCACCTCCCGCGCCTCGTCCAGTACGTCGTCGGCAGCGTCGACCGCCGTCACCCGGCCGGGAGCGACGAGCGCCGCCAGGTCGGCCGTGATGGTGCCGGGGCCGCAGCCCACGTCCAACACGTCCAGCCCGGGGCGCAGTTCGCCGATGAGGTACGCCGCGGAGTTCGCGGCGGTCCGCCAGCGGTGCGAGCGCAGCACCGACTCGTGGTGGCCGTGGGTGTAGACGGCGGTCTCCTTCGGCATGGCCGTACTCCTTCTCTCGCAAGCGGTACGCGTACGCTACGCCCTCATGTCGGATCGTGAGATTCAAATCTCGCGATGTGGACAACCTGTGTGTGAATAGCGCCGGGGCCGCCGGGTACTCGCCGCCCCATGGACACCAACCTGTCGGAACAGATCGCACAGGCCGTCCGCGAAACGCTCAAGGACGAACTGCGCGAACAGACCGCGAAAGGGCGCCGCACCGCACGCCTCTACGCCGGATCCGGAGCAGCGGCCCTGTATGCGGGCGCTGCCGTCACGGCGTTCCTCGTGCTCGTACTCGACCTCGCCCTGCCCGCATGGGCGGCCGCGCTCGTCGCGGGCATCGTGCTCTCCGGTGTGGCCCTGGCACTCAGGCAGGCCGCGCGTCGCCCCGCGGGCAGGCCGGGAGCCGCCGGCGGTGCGCCCACGCACAACCCAGAGCTCGGCGTCCCGCGCGCCCCGTCGGTCACCCCGCCGACCGCCCCGCCCGTCACCCCTCCGGACGCCGCCCCGCCGGGAGGCGTACCGGCGCCGCCCGTACCGCCGACGGCGCCCCGTAGCCCGGGGCGCGTGCACTCCGGCGAGTGACGGCGAGGACGGGCGGCGCCCGGCTGCGGTTGTTGGTGCCGCGCGCGCCGACGTACACTCAGTGTGCCGACGATTACGCTGCGTAATAATCTGTCCGTCCACCGCCACCACCCCCGCAAGAGGTGAAGTGCAGTGACACGAGAACGCCCCCGCATTGTCATCGTCGGAGCAGGTTTCGCCGGCCACCAGGCCGCCAGGACCCTCTCCCGGCAGATCAGGCAGGTCAGGGACCCGGCCGAAATCGTTCTGCTGAACCCGACCGACTACTTCCTCTACCTCCCCCTCCTCCCGCAGGTCGCAGCCGGAATCCTCGAACCCCGCCGGGTCACGGTCTCGCTCCCCGGGACGCTGCCGCACGTACGGCTGGTCCTCGGTGAGGCGGACCGGGTCGACCTGGAAGCGCGGACCGTGCACTACACCGACCCCGAGGGCGACACCGGCGAGCTCACGTACGACCGGCTCGTGCTGGCCGTCGGCAGCGTCAACAAGCTGCTGCCGGTCCCGGGCGTCGCGGAGCACGCCCACGGCTTCCGCGGGCTGCCCGAAGCGCTCTATCTCCGCGACCACGTCACCCGCCAGATCGAGCTGGCGGCCGCCACCGGCGACCGCGCCGAATGCGCCGCACGCTGTACGTTCGTCGTCGTCGGCGCGGGCTACACCGGAACCGAAGTGGCCGCCCACGGCAAGATGTTCACCGACGCGCTCGTCCGCAAGCAGCGCACCTGGCGGCATGGCCGGCCCAAGCCGCGCTGGCTGCTCCTCGACATCGCGCCACGGGTCCTGCCCGAGCTGGACCAGCGGCTGTCGAAGACCGCCGACCGGGTCCTGCGCGAGCGCGGTGTGGACGTACGGACGGAGACCTCCGTCAAGGAGGCCACCCCGGCCGGTGTCCTGCTGGACGACGGGGAGTTCGTCGACACCAGGACACTGATCTGGTGCGTCGGCGTACGGCCCGACCCGCTGGTATCCGATCTCGGCCTGCCCGTCGAGCGCGGGCGTCTCGTCGTCGACCCGCAGCTGAATGTGCCGGGCCACCCCGAGGTCTTCGCCTGCGGAGACGCCGCCGCCGTACCGGACCTGACCAGGCCGGGCGAGTACACGCCGATGACCGCGCAGCACGCGGCCCGGCAGGGGAAGGTGGCGGGCCGCAACGTCGCCGCGTCCCTCGGGCACGGGATGCGGCGCTCGTACAGCCACAACGACCTGGGCTTCGCCGTCGACCTCGGCGGCGTGAAGGCCGCGGCCAATCCGCTCGGCGTGCCGCTGTCGGGGCCCCTGGCCGGCGCAGTCACCCGCGGCTACCACCTCGCCGCCATGCCCGGAAACCGGGTGCGCGTCGCGGCCGACTGGCTGCTCGACGCCGTACTGCCGCGCCAGGCCGTGCAGCTGGGCCTCGTCCGCTCCTGGTCGGTGCCGCTCGACACCTCGTCGCCCGAACTGGCCAGGATCGCGGGCGCACCCGAACGCCCGCACAAGGAGTGACATGGAACGCAAGAAACGGGCGGAACTGGCGGAACTTTCCGAGCTCGGCCAGCAGTTGAGGGTGGACTCGGTACGCGTCGCCGACACCGCCGGGTCGGGCCACCCCACCTCCTCCATGTCGGCGGCGGACCTCGCCGCCGTACTCCTCGCCCGGCATCTGCGCTACGACTTCGACCGCCCCGACCACCCCGGAAACGACCGGCTGATCCTCTCCAAGGGCCATGCGTCGCCGCTGCTCTACGCCATGTACCGGGCGGCCGGCGCCATCGACGACGAGGAACTGCTCACCTACCGGCAACGCGGCAGCCGCCTCGAAGGCCACCCGACGCCCCGCCTCCCCTGGGTCGACGTGGCGACCGGCTCGCTGGGGCAGGGGCTGCCGGTCGGCGTCGGAGTGGCGCTCGCGGGCAAGCGGCTCGACCAGGCCCCGTACCGCGTATGGGTGCTCAGCGGCGACAGCGAGATGGCGGAGGGCTCGGTGTGGGAGGCCGTCGAGCACGCCGCCAACCAGCACCTCGACAACCTCACCCTGGTCATCGACGTCAACGGGCTCGGGCAGCGTGGCCCCACCCGCCACGGGCGCGACCTGGCGGCGTACAGCCGCAGACTGCACGCCTTCGGCTGGCACGCGATCGAGGTCGACGGGCACGACCCCGAGGCGATCGACCTCGCCTTCGCCGAGGCCCGGTCGACCATCGGGCGGCCGTCGGCGGTCATAGCGGCCACCCACAAGGGCAGGGGAGTCGCGGCCGTCGAGGACCGTGAGGGCATGCACGGCAAGCCGCTGAAGGACGCCGACGCGGCGATCGCCGAGCTGGGCGGGCTGCGGTCCATCCGCGTCGACGTACAGAAACCGGACCCTGCGCCGACACCGCCCGCCATCGCCACCGGTCAACTGGCGCTGCCACGTTACGAGTTCGGCCACAAGGTCGCCACGCGTGACGCGTACGGCGACGCGCTCGCAGCGCTCGGCTCCGCGCGCGGGGACGTCGTGGCTCTGGACGGGGAGGTCAGCGACTCGACGCGGTCCGAGGCCTTCGCCAAGGAGTTTCCCGAGAGGTTCTTCGAGTGCTACATCGCAGAGCAGCAACTTGTCGCGGCCGCCGTGGGGTTGCAGACCCGCGGATACGTTCCGTACGCCTCGACCTTCGCGGCGTTCCTGACCCGCGCCCATGACTTCGTACGGATGGCCGCGATCAGCGGCGCCGGTATCAACCTCGTCGGCTCGCACGCCGGTGTCGCCATCGGCGAGGACGGGCCGTCCCAGATGGGCCTCGAAGACCTGGCGCTCTTCCGCGCCGTACACGGGAGCACGGTCCTCTACCCGTGCGACGCCAACCAGACCGCGAAGCTTGTCGCCGGCATGGCGGAGGGCGACGCCCGGACGCGTGGCATCCGCTATCTGCGCACCACCAGGGGCGCCACGCCCGTGATCTACAGCGCCGACGAGGAGTTCCCGGTCGGCGGCAGCACGCTGCTGCGGTCCGGCGACGACGACAGGCTCACGCTGCTCGCCGCGGGCGCCACGGTCCACGAGGCGCTGCGCGCGGCGGACGTCCTCGCGGAGGACGGCATCACGGTGCGGGTCGTCGACCTGTACTCGGTCAAGCCGGTCGATGCGGAGGCCGTGCAGACCGCGGCGGAACTGACCGGCTGCCTGGTGACGGTCGAGGACCACCACCCGGAGGGCGGCATCGGCGACGCGGTGGCGGAGGTCTTCACCGACGGCCGCCCTGTCCCGCGCCTGGTGAGGCTCGCGGTGCGGAACATGCCGGGTTCGGCGACCGTGGGCGAGCAGCTGAGCGAGTCCGGCATCGACGCGGACTCGATCGCGGCCGCGGTGAAACTCCTGGTGGAGGAGGCGATCGTACGATGACCGACACCACGCGCGTGCGCGCGGGCCGCCGCACCGTAGAAATCCATCGCCCGCAGAAGGTCCTCTTCCCCGACTGCGACCTCACCAAGGCCGACATCGCCGAGTACTACCGGTGCATCGCCGCCTTCATGCTCCCCCACCTGCGCGACCGCCCGCTCATGCTCGAACGCCACCCCGACGGCATCGAGAGCCACCGCTTCATGCAGAAGGACACCCCCGACCACTATCCCGACTGGGTACGCCGGGTGAAGGTCGAGAAGGAGGGCGGCACCGTCACGCACACTGTGTGCGACGACAGCGCGACCCTCGTCTTCCTGGCCGACCAGGCGTGCATCACCTTGCACCGCTGGCTGTCGCGGGCCGGACGTGTCCAGTCGCCCGACCGTCTCGTCTTCGACCTCGACCCTCCGGGCGACGACTTCCCCGCCGTACGCGACGCGGCGCTGCGACTCGGCGAGCTGCTGGACCAACTCCGGCTGTCCTCCGCCCTGATGACCACCGGATCCAAAGGCCTGCACGTGATCGTGCCTCTCGGCGGGCACACCACGTTCGACGAGTCACGCGCGTTCGCCACCGACGTTGCGGAGACCCTCGCCGCGCGCCACCCGGACAGGCTGACCACAGCCGTACGCAAACAGTCACGCGGCGGCCGGCTCTATCTGGACGTCCAGCGCAATGCCTACGCCCAGACGGCCGTGGCGCCCTGGTCCATCCGGCCCAGGCCGGGCGCGCCCGTGGCCGCGCCGGTCTCCTGGGAGCAGCTCGACGACGAGGACCTGACGGCGCGGCGCTGGTCGGCGACGGACGTCGAGGACGTGCTGGAGCAGGCCCGCGCCAACCCGTGGTCGGGCCTGTCGTCGCGCGCCCGCGCCCTGGGACCGGCCCGCAAGCGCCTCGACGCCGTGCGCTGACACGGGGTTTGGCCCGGCCGCCGGGGGTTACTCGTACGACCGAGGCTGCCATGGCAAATACATCAGAGAACACCCCGAAGGAAACACAAGCCGAGGCGGACGGCATGCCGGGCCCGGGCCCGATGGAGGTGCTGCGCGCCGCGCGGACACAGCTGGCGGAGCTCACCGGCTTGGCGGCCGAATCGGTCTCCTCCTTCGAACAGGCGGAGGACGGCTGGCTGTTGCGGATCGAGGCCCTGGAACTGGCCCGGGTCCCCGACACCATGAGCCTGCTCGCGACGTACGAGGTCGAACTCGGCCCGCACGGCGAGCTGACCGGATACCGGCGCGTTCGCCGTTACGAACGCGGAAGGGCCGACCGGAGCCCTTGGCCCGCGTAAACCCGCGTACAGCGGACACACACCCGAGCACCCAAGGAGGGCCGGTCGAAATGACCGTTGTTCCGGCACAGCAAGGTGGAGGCGGCGGCGGTACCAGCGGCCTCTACGACGTCCTGGAACTCGTGCTCGACCGGGGACTCGTCATCGACGCGTTCATACGCGTCTCCCTGGTCGGCATCGAGATCCTGAAGATCGACATACGGGTCGTGGTCGCGAGCGTCGACACCTACCTGCGGTTCGCGGAAGCCTGCAACCGCCTCGACCTGGAAACCGGCGCCAACAAGAGCCCCGGGCTGACCGAGATCGTCGGTGACGTCACCGAGTCCGGCGCCCGCGGCAAGTCCAAGGGCGCGCTGTCCGGCGCCGCCGAGACCACAGCGGGCGCGTTCCAGGGCCGCTCGTCCGAAGGGCAGTCCGAGTCCAAGCCCCGCGCGCGGCGCGGCTCTTCGGCCGCCAAGACCGCCAAGACCGCCAAGACCGCCCAGAAGGAGGAGCAGGAGTGAGTACGTACGTGTACGGAATCGCACGCCGCTCCCACCCCCGGCTGCCCGGCGAGGCAGGCGGCGTCGGTGACCCGCCGCGGCCCGTCAGGACCGTCGGAGCGGGTGAGCTGACCGCGCTTGTCAGCGACGCCCCGGAAGACCTGAGGCCCAAGCGCCGCGACCTGATCGCCCACCAGAGCGTCCTCGCCGAGGCAGGGGCGGGCGGCGCCGTCCTGCCGATGCGCTTCGGCAGCCTCTCGCCCGACGACGAGGCCGTACGGACGGTGCTCGCCGAGCGGGAGAAGCACTACCTGGAGCGCCTGGAAGCGCTCGACAACAAGCTGGAATACAACGTGAAGGCCACGCACGACGAAGAAGCCGTTCTGCATCAGGTGCTGTCCGACGACCCCGACTTGCGGGCACTGAACGACGCCAACAGGGCGGCGGGCGGCGGCTCGTACGAGCAGAAACTGCGGCTCGGTGAACGCGT
This window harbors:
- a CDS encoding DUF5107 domain-containing protein, with amino-acid sequence MATTVRRAVLTLPAAPLGPENPLPGLRPLDESHVIDERSRAQLPRDMARQVGHEPLRTLLPVRVLDGYGRERTETELDAIVIENDRLRATVLPGLGGRVHSLFHKPTGRELLYRNPVFQPADFALNGAWFSGGVEWNIGATGHTTLSCAPLHAAVVPAPDGGEMVRLWEWERLRDLPFQVDLWLPADSDFLYVGVRIRNPHEMPAPVYWWSNIAVPEDEATRVLAPADEAWHFGYERSLRRVPVPESDGADRTYPLRSEYPADYFYEVPEEERKWVASLGADGQGLVQTSTDLLRGRKLFLWGAGCGGRRWQQWLTEAGTPGYAEIQAGLARTQLEHVPLEAGAEFSWLEAYGPLATDPAAVHGADWAAARGEAGARLEEALPRARVEAAYEAWRPYADHEPGESLATGSGWGALEVLRGGLKLPGTPFGEATLGEQQEPWVELLRSGTFPDAGGAAPPGPSLVAPHWRDMLETALAEPLTEYHLGVAQWHAGDVAQAVRSWERGLQRASSRWSLLRCLAVADREAGHLQRAADRYAEAFDDLCRERGDGEVWTAAGAALGREAIASLLAVGRADGARAVWEGLRPDVRASGRFRLVEAQLLVAEGEFEAARAILDAGIEVADLREGAETLGEVWAAVSDEALPETYDYRMRPTAAG
- a CDS encoding VOC family protein → MEILGTTLRICVDDLEATVAFYERLTGTRALRFERGGVSVAAVGCFLLMSGPESELEVLRKVSATIAVKDVDEAAAALTGAGARIIAGPVPTPVGRNLIAAHPDGSVFEYVDRRAAAS
- a CDS encoding class I SAM-dependent methyltransferase; translation: MPKETAVYTHGHHESVLRSHRWRTAANSAAYLIGELRPGLDVLDVGCGPGTITADLAALVAPGRVTAVDAADDVLDEAREVAAERGVDNVEFAVADVHALDFPDDSFDVVHAHQVLQHVGDPVRALREMRRVCRPGGIVAARDSDYAAMTWFPEVPGMDEWQQLYGRVARANGGEPDAGRRLLSWARSAGFTDVRASATAWCFATAEERAWWSGLWADRTTSSVYARLAVEGGHARAEELGAIAGAWREWGGRDDAWFMVPHGEVLCGV
- a CDS encoding phage holin family protein gives rise to the protein MDTNLSEQIAQAVRETLKDELREQTAKGRRTARLYAGSGAAALYAGAAVTAFLVLVLDLALPAWAAALVAGIVLSGVALALRQAARRPAGRPGAAGGAPTHNPELGVPRAPSVTPPTAPPVTPPDAAPPGGVPAPPVPPTAPRSPGRVHSGE
- a CDS encoding NAD(P)/FAD-dependent oxidoreductase, with protein sequence MTRERPRIVIVGAGFAGHQAARTLSRQIRQVRDPAEIVLLNPTDYFLYLPLLPQVAAGILEPRRVTVSLPGTLPHVRLVLGEADRVDLEARTVHYTDPEGDTGELTYDRLVLAVGSVNKLLPVPGVAEHAHGFRGLPEALYLRDHVTRQIELAAATGDRAECAARCTFVVVGAGYTGTEVAAHGKMFTDALVRKQRTWRHGRPKPRWLLLDIAPRVLPELDQRLSKTADRVLRERGVDVRTETSVKEATPAGVLLDDGEFVDTRTLIWCVGVRPDPLVSDLGLPVERGRLVVDPQLNVPGHPEVFACGDAAAVPDLTRPGEYTPMTAQHAARQGKVAGRNVAASLGHGMRRSYSHNDLGFAVDLGGVKAAANPLGVPLSGPLAGAVTRGYHLAAMPGNRVRVAADWLLDAVLPRQAVQLGLVRSWSVPLDTSSPELARIAGAPERPHKE
- a CDS encoding transketolase yields the protein MERKKRAELAELSELGQQLRVDSVRVADTAGSGHPTSSMSAADLAAVLLARHLRYDFDRPDHPGNDRLILSKGHASPLLYAMYRAAGAIDDEELLTYRQRGSRLEGHPTPRLPWVDVATGSLGQGLPVGVGVALAGKRLDQAPYRVWVLSGDSEMAEGSVWEAVEHAANQHLDNLTLVIDVNGLGQRGPTRHGRDLAAYSRRLHAFGWHAIEVDGHDPEAIDLAFAEARSTIGRPSAVIAATHKGRGVAAVEDREGMHGKPLKDADAAIAELGGLRSIRVDVQKPDPAPTPPAIATGQLALPRYEFGHKVATRDAYGDALAALGSARGDVVALDGEVSDSTRSEAFAKEFPERFFECYIAEQQLVAAAVGLQTRGYVPYASTFAAFLTRAHDFVRMAAISGAGINLVGSHAGVAIGEDGPSQMGLEDLALFRAVHGSTVLYPCDANQTAKLVAGMAEGDARTRGIRYLRTTRGATPVIYSADEEFPVGGSTLLRSGDDDRLTLLAAGATVHEALRAADVLAEDGITVRVVDLYSVKPVDAEAVQTAAELTGCLVTVEDHHPEGGIGDAVAEVFTDGRPVPRLVRLAVRNMPGSATVGEQLSESGIDADSIAAAVKLLVEEAIVR
- the ligD gene encoding non-homologous end-joining DNA ligase, with protein sequence MTDTTRVRAGRRTVEIHRPQKVLFPDCDLTKADIAEYYRCIAAFMLPHLRDRPLMLERHPDGIESHRFMQKDTPDHYPDWVRRVKVEKEGGTVTHTVCDDSATLVFLADQACITLHRWLSRAGRVQSPDRLVFDLDPPGDDFPAVRDAALRLGELLDQLRLSSALMTTGSKGLHVIVPLGGHTTFDESRAFATDVAETLAARHPDRLTTAVRKQSRGGRLYLDVQRNAYAQTAVAPWSIRPRPGAPVAAPVSWEQLDDEDLTARRWSATDVEDVLEQARANPWSGLSSRARALGPARKRLDAVR
- a CDS encoding gas vesicle protein, giving the protein MPGPGPMEVLRAARTQLAELTGLAAESVSSFEQAEDGWLLRIEALELARVPDTMSLLATYEVELGPHGELTGYRRVRRYERGRADRSPWPA
- a CDS encoding gas vesicle structural protein GvpA produces the protein MTVVPAQQGGGGGGTSGLYDVLELVLDRGLVIDAFIRVSLVGIEILKIDIRVVVASVDTYLRFAEACNRLDLETGANKSPGLTEIVGDVTESGARGKSKGALSGAAETTAGAFQGRSSEGQSESKPRARRGSSAAKTAKTAKTAQKEEQE
- a CDS encoding GvpL/GvpF family gas vesicle protein is translated as MSTYVYGIARRSHPRLPGEAGGVGDPPRPVRTVGAGELTALVSDAPEDLRPKRRDLIAHQSVLAEAGAGGAVLPMRFGSLSPDDEAVRTVLAEREKHYLERLEALDNKLEYNVKATHDEEAVLHQVLSDDPDLRALNDANRAAGGGSYEQKLRLGERVVAAVQQRERHDGELVRQALEGAALTISPGPDSVGWLANVSFLVDRDRTAEFVEAVDALRKEHPHLVIQLNGPLPPYSFVE